The Arachis duranensis cultivar V14167 chromosome 2, aradu.V14167.gnm2.J7QH, whole genome shotgun sequence genome has a window encoding:
- the LOC107473404 gene encoding uncharacterized protein LOC107473404 has protein sequence MEVYQQIAEKGILSKPRPLKDRTEENKSLYCDYHKGYGHQTQDCFDLRDALEQAIRDGKLSEFSHLIREPRRRHRDLDDEGRTRSTKRRQEPEDKDHGLTVINVVTAKNVAPRSRSAHKKDAKILAVSSTPMRSSKKPPSISFGPEDQWFNEAPENPPMLITARVGTGLVKRILVDTGTDSNIMFRNVFDALGLKDADLSTHQHGVIGLGVHFLKPDGIKSLPISVGHVQGRRSAMAEFVVLQYSTAYNIILGRKMINDIEAIINTNY, from the coding sequence ATGGAAGTCTACCAGCAAATAGCCGAGAAAGGGATCTTGTCGAAGCCCCGACCACTCAAGGACCGCACGGAGGAAAACAAGAGCCTCTACTGTGACTACCACAAGGGCTATGGACACCAAACACAAGACTGCTTTGACCTGAGGGATGCATTAGAGCAAGCCATAAGGGACGGTAAACTCTCAGAATTCTCCCATCTTATAAGAGAGCCGAGGAGGCGACATCGGGACTTGGACGATGAAGGAAGGACCCGGTCGACAAAGCGACGACAAGAGCCAGAAGACAAAGACCACGGTCTCACCGTGATAAATGTGGTAACCGCCAAAAACGTGGCACCAAGGTCGAGGTCGGCACACAAGAAAGACGCCAAGATCCTAGCGGTCTCCTCCACGCCGATGCGAAGCTCGAAGAAGCCCCCATCTATCTCCTTCGGCCCGGAAGATCAGTGGTTCAACGAGGCCCCTGAAAATCCACCCATGCTCATTACGGCCAGGGTTGGGACAGGTCTCGTAAAACGGATCCTTGTTGACACGGGGACAGACTCGAACATCATGTTTCGCAACGTGTTCGACGCTCTGGGATTAAAGGACGCCGACTTGTCGACTCACCAGCACGGGGTCATCGGACTAGGCGTCCACTTCCTCAAGCCAGATGGAATAAAATCCCTGCCGATATCCGTTGGACACGTCCAAGGCCGAAGATCGGCGATGGCTGAGTTCGTGGTCCTCCAATATTCTACGGCCTACAACATCATTTTGGGGAGGAAGATGATTAACGATATTGAGGCAATAATCAACACAAACTACTAG
- the LOC107473403 gene encoding uncharacterized protein LOC107473403, with protein sequence MGATPFHQSILEVRLPRHFDKPTDMRYDGTQNPLEHLTTFEARMNLEGVGDEVRCRAFPVTLAGPAIRWFNGLPQGSICEFLDISRVFLAQFTTRIAKAKHPINLLGITQRPEELTRKYLDCFNDECLEIDGLTDSVASLCLTNGLLNEDFRKYLTTKPV encoded by the coding sequence ATGGGCGCCACCCCATTCCATCAATCCATCCTTGAGGTCCGGTTGCCGAGGCACttcgacaaaccaacggacatgaggtacgatGGAACCCAAAACCCTCTGGAACACCTCACGACTTTTGAGGCTAGAATGAATCTGGAGGGAGTAGGAGACGAGGTAAGGTGCCGGGCCTTCCCGGTCACCCTAGCCGGACCTGCGATCCGATGGTTTAACGGCCTCCCGCAAGGGTCCATCTGTGAGTTTTTGGACATCAGTCGGGTTTTCTTGGCTCAATTCACAACACGAATAGCGAAGGCAAAACACCCGATCAATCTGCTCGGGATAACCCAAAGGCCCGAGGAGCTGACTAGGAAATACCTAGACTGCTTCAACGACGAATGCTTAGAAATTGATGGCCTAACCGATTCGGTGGCCAGCCTCTGTCTGACGAACGGCCTCCTGAACGAGGACTTTCGAAAATACCTCACCACGAAACCGGTTTAG